A single Inediibacterium massiliense DNA region contains:
- a CDS encoding anaerobic ribonucleoside triphosphate reductase has product MLYVVKRDDREVPFDSIKITNAIKASADEIAFTLKESEAIEATQRVIECIEKKGYTKIKVEEIQNIVEDILLQNGYRPIGLAYSNYRKERTKLREIKSDLMRSIKNIGIETDRDNANVGNNFSSKLLRIASESNKWYNLAAMPKHLAKAHENGDIYYHDLDSYNLTTNCLNIETGKILKRGFNTGYGTILPAKRIESAAELSCILLQSTQNDMFGGQAHVDFDNDMADFVNMTRQEILQEYNEEFRDLGADIEKIAEKKLKKVVHQSMQGIVYNLNTMHSRAGSQVPFSSINLGLPRSKDAAMVCEIFLQEYEKGLGKGEQPIFPNIIFRVKKGVNREQEDPYYYLYELACKVASKRMNPMFMNLDADFNKEYYDKGTIAATMGCRTYIMSNVNGEAGPAGRGNIAPTTINLPRIGILAKRNIDKFFSLLDNRLSIARESLLHRYNVLKKLKVKDLPFVAGEHLMKGSENLSPDDSIEPILKQGTWGIGFIGLAETLIALTGKHHGEDQNVHELGLKIITHIREFCDQYKELDKLNWSCYATPAEGLSGKFILQDKKVFGNIKGVTDKDYYTNSYHIPVSYKISIKDKIDLEAPFHKLCNGGHITYIEMDGYPEPEDVKRIIDYAYKNTNISYMGINFHMKYCRDCGERVEASKHTCPKCKSENIQGISRVTGYLSLDERFGNGKVAERKDRTSHNNEVHINTYHI; this is encoded by the coding sequence ATGCTATATGTTGTTAAAAGAGATGATAGAGAAGTACCTTTTGACTCGATTAAAATTACTAATGCTATTAAAGCTTCTGCAGATGAAATAGCTTTTACGTTAAAAGAAAGCGAAGCCATAGAAGCTACTCAAAGAGTTATAGAGTGTATTGAAAAAAAAGGATATACTAAAATAAAAGTAGAAGAAATACAAAATATTGTGGAAGACATTTTATTACAAAATGGATACAGACCTATAGGACTAGCATATTCAAACTATAGAAAAGAAAGAACAAAATTAAGAGAAATAAAATCAGATTTAATGCGAAGTATTAAAAATATAGGAATTGAAACAGATCGAGATAATGCAAATGTAGGGAATAATTTCAGTTCCAAGCTTTTAAGAATCGCCAGTGAATCTAATAAATGGTATAATCTTGCTGCTATGCCTAAACATTTGGCTAAAGCACATGAGAATGGAGATATATACTATCATGATTTAGATAGTTATAATCTAACTACCAATTGTTTAAATATAGAAACGGGTAAAATATTAAAACGAGGCTTTAATACAGGATATGGTACAATTCTCCCTGCAAAAAGAATAGAATCTGCTGCAGAATTATCTTGTATATTACTTCAAAGTACTCAAAATGATATGTTTGGTGGTCAAGCACATGTTGATTTTGATAATGATATGGCAGACTTTGTGAATATGACAAGACAAGAAATACTACAAGAATATAATGAGGAATTTAGAGATTTAGGAGCAGATATAGAAAAAATAGCAGAAAAAAAATTAAAAAAAGTTGTTCATCAATCTATGCAAGGTATAGTTTATAATTTGAATACTATGCATTCTAGAGCTGGAAGTCAAGTTCCTTTTAGTTCAATTAACCTAGGACTTCCTAGAAGCAAAGATGCAGCTATGGTGTGCGAAATATTTTTACAAGAATATGAAAAAGGCTTAGGTAAAGGAGAGCAACCTATATTTCCAAATATAATATTTAGAGTAAAAAAAGGTGTAAATAGGGAACAAGAGGATCCGTACTACTATTTATATGAACTTGCTTGTAAAGTTGCAAGCAAAAGAATGAATCCTATGTTTATGAATTTAGATGCTGACTTTAATAAAGAGTACTATGACAAAGGTACTATTGCAGCTACTATGGGATGTAGAACTTATATAATGTCTAATGTAAATGGAGAGGCTGGTCCTGCAGGGAGAGGAAATATTGCTCCTACTACAATAAATCTTCCTCGTATAGGAATATTAGCTAAAAGGAACATAGATAAATTCTTTTCTCTTTTAGATAACAGATTATCTATTGCTAGAGAGTCATTGTTACATAGATATAATGTTCTTAAAAAATTGAAGGTAAAAGATTTACCTTTTGTAGCAGGTGAACACTTAATGAAGGGGTCTGAAAACTTATCTCCTGATGATTCTATAGAACCTATTTTAAAACAAGGTACATGGGGGATTGGGTTTATTGGACTTGCTGAAACATTAATAGCTTTAACAGGTAAACATCATGGGGAAGATCAAAATGTTCATGAATTAGGATTAAAAATCATTACTCATATAAGAGAATTTTGTGATCAATATAAAGAACTTGATAAACTAAATTGGTCATGTTATGCAACTCCTGCTGAAGGGCTCTCAGGAAAATTTATCCTTCAAGATAAAAAAGTATTTGGAAATATCAAAGGAGTTACAGATAAAGATTATTATACGAATAGCTATCATATCCCTGTTTCATACAAAATATCTATAAAAGATAAGATAGATTTAGAAGCACCGTTTCATAAATTATGTAATGGTGGACATATAACTTACATCGAAATGGATGGATATCCAGAACCTGAAGATGTGAAAAGGATTATTGATTATGCTTATAAGAACACGAATATTAGTTATATGGGTATAAATTTTCATATGAAGTATTGTAGAGATTGTGGAGAAAGAGTAGAAGCTTCTAAACATACATGCCCTAAATGTAAAAGTGAAAATATACAAGGTATATCAAGGGTTACAGGCTATCTTTCGCTAGATGAAAGATTTGGAAACGGAAAAGTTGCTGAAAGAAAAGATAGAACTTCTCATAATAATGAAGTGCACATCAATACTTACCATATTTAA